DNA from Candidatus Poribacteria bacterium:
GCGTTGGCATCAGCCGGATCTCATCCCCAACGCTTACTTCATAGTACTGGTTATTGCGCTGCTTTTTATCATTTCGACACGCAAACTTAAGCGACTCCCCGAAGGAAAAGGGCAAACACTTCTAGAGTTGTTTGTGGGAGGGTTAGTCAATTTCTTCGGCGGAATCTTGGGAGAACATGGAAAGAAATATGTCCCGTTCGTCGGATCTTTCTTCATCTTTATCATATTCTTAAACTATCTTGGCCTTATACCCGGTTTTCAATCTCCAACAGCGGATTTGAACACGACACTTGCGCTTGGAATCAGCGCAGTAATCGGCGTTCATATCATTGCAATTAAAGAGAATGGATTGGTCGGCTACCTGAAACATTTTGTCGGTGATCCACCGTGGTTGGGACCTTTGATGTTTCCGTTACACATCATCGGCGAAG
Protein-coding regions in this window:
- the atpB gene encoding F0F1 ATP synthase subunit A, giving the protein RWHQPDLIPNAYFIVLVIALLFIISTRKLKRLPEGKGQTLLELFVGGLVNFFGGILGEHGKKYVPFVGSFFIFIIFLNYLGLIPGFQSPTADLNTTLALGISAVIGVHIIAIKENGLVGYLKHFVGDPPWLGPLMFPLHIIGEVARAGSLAIRLFGNIFGEESVIINLTILGLGIPAIAGLIPWMPVQVPMLFFGLFGGFLQALVFSTRT